A genomic stretch from Bradyrhizobium sp. 195 includes:
- a CDS encoding efflux RND transporter permease subunit codes for MSFNLSALAVRERAVTLFFILLLAAAGAYAFLMLGRAEDPSFTIKTLTVTTVWPGATAREMQDQVAEPLEKRIQELTWYDRVETTTRPGYAYMTVTLKDSTPPASVQEEFYQARKKLGDEARKLPSGVLGPFVNDEYSDVSFALYALKAKGMPMRELARQAETIRQDLLHVSGVKKINILGERPEQIFVEFSYAKLATLGVSATDIVAALQRQNTMTPAGSIDTKGPQVFIRVDGAYDSVQAIADTPIVAAGRTLKLSDIAEVRRGYEDPPTYIIRHQGEPTIMLAAVMQEGWNGLALGKALEERSAAIARTLPLGMSLAKVSDQAVNITSAVDEFMMKFAMALGVVLLVSLLSLGWRVGIVVAAAVPLTLAVVFLIMLETGRFFDRITLGALILALGLLVDDAIIAIEVMVVKMEEGMDRISAAAYAWSHTAAPMLSGTLVTIAGFLPVGFARSTAGEYAGNIFWVVGFALIVSWIVAVIFTPYLGVKMLPAIKPVEGGHHAIYGTPNYQRLRGLITFAVRHKFVTCSVVAVAFALSVVGMGGVKQQFFPTSDRPEVLVEVRLPEGTSIETTTATVEKLEGWLHDQSEAKIITSYVGQGAPRFFFAMAPELPDPAFAKIVVLTPDAEAREVLKHRLRQAVSQGLAAEANVRVTQLVFGPYTPFPVEFRVMGPDPAQLYAISQKALEIMRGVPDARQANRDWGDRTPVLRFVPDQDRLNLIGLSPAEVARQLQFLLTGIPVTQVREDIRNVPIVARSAGRERLDPARLADFSLMSRDGRAIPLDQVGHSEIRLEEPIMKRRDRTPVVTIRSDINEATQPPEVSKDINTALQPLIASLPAGYRIELGGSIEEATKANDALATIFPAMIAAMLIVVMLQVRSFSTMAMVVLTGPLGLVGVVPALLLFNQPFGFNAILGLIGLAGILMRNTLILTEQIKENLAAGLDDYHAVIEATVQRTRPVILTALAAVLAFIPLTHSVFWGSMAYTLIGGTAVGTVLILLFLPALYATWFRIKPTADDRHEASHEKPDVRPALAAE; via the coding sequence ATGAGCTTCAATCTCTCCGCCCTCGCCGTCCGCGAACGGGCCGTCACCCTGTTCTTCATCCTCCTGCTGGCAGCCGCCGGCGCCTACGCCTTCCTCATGCTCGGGCGGGCCGAGGATCCGTCCTTCACCATCAAGACCCTGACGGTCACGACGGTCTGGCCGGGCGCGACCGCGCGCGAGATGCAGGACCAGGTCGCCGAACCCCTGGAGAAGCGGATTCAGGAGCTGACCTGGTACGACCGGGTGGAGACGACGACGCGGCCGGGCTACGCCTACATGACGGTGACGCTGAAGGACAGCACGCCGCCCGCGAGCGTGCAGGAGGAGTTCTACCAGGCCCGCAAGAAGCTGGGCGATGAAGCGCGCAAGCTGCCCTCCGGCGTGCTCGGCCCCTTCGTCAACGACGAATATTCCGACGTGAGCTTCGCCCTTTATGCCCTCAAGGCCAAGGGCATGCCGATGCGCGAGCTCGCCAGGCAAGCCGAGACCATCCGTCAGGACCTCCTGCACGTGTCCGGCGTCAAGAAGATCAACATCCTCGGCGAGCGTCCCGAGCAGATCTTCGTCGAGTTTTCCTATGCCAAGCTGGCAACCCTCGGTGTGTCGGCAACGGATATCGTTGCCGCCTTGCAGCGGCAGAACACGATGACACCGGCCGGCTCGATCGACACCAAGGGACCGCAGGTCTTCATCCGGGTCGACGGCGCCTATGACAGCGTCCAGGCGATCGCCGATACGCCCATCGTCGCCGCCGGGCGGACGCTGAAGCTGTCCGACATTGCCGAGGTCCGCCGCGGCTACGAGGATCCTCCCACCTACATCATCAGGCACCAGGGTGAGCCCACCATCATGCTCGCAGCGGTGATGCAGGAGGGCTGGAATGGTCTGGCGCTCGGCAAGGCGCTGGAGGAGAGGTCCGCAGCCATCGCCCGGACGCTGCCGCTCGGGATGTCCCTGGCCAAGGTCAGCGACCAGGCCGTCAACATCACCTCGGCGGTCGACGAGTTCATGATGAAGTTCGCAATGGCGCTCGGCGTGGTGCTGCTGGTGAGCCTGCTCAGCCTCGGCTGGCGCGTCGGCATCGTGGTCGCGGCGGCCGTGCCCCTGACGCTCGCCGTCGTGTTCCTGATCATGCTGGAGACCGGCCGGTTCTTCGACCGCATCACGCTCGGCGCCCTGATCCTGGCGCTCGGTCTCCTCGTCGACGACGCCATCATCGCGATCGAGGTGATGGTGGTGAAGATGGAAGAGGGCATGGACCGCATCTCGGCGGCCGCCTATGCATGGAGCCACACCGCGGCGCCGATGCTGTCGGGAACGCTGGTGACGATCGCAGGCTTCTTGCCGGTGGGCTTCGCCCGCTCCACCGCCGGCGAATATGCCGGCAACATCTTCTGGGTCGTGGGCTTTGCCCTCATCGTCTCCTGGATCGTCGCGGTGATCTTCACGCCCTATCTCGGCGTCAAGATGCTGCCCGCGATCAAGCCGGTCGAAGGCGGTCACCACGCCATTTACGGCACGCCCAATTATCAGCGCCTGCGCGGGCTCATCACCTTCGCGGTCCGCCACAAGTTCGTGACCTGCAGCGTCGTCGCCGTCGCCTTCGCGCTGTCCGTCGTCGGCATGGGCGGCGTCAAGCAGCAGTTCTTCCCAACCTCCGACCGCCCCGAAGTGCTGGTGGAGGTTCGTCTGCCGGAAGGCACCAGCATCGAGACGACGACCGCCACCGTCGAGAAGCTCGAGGGCTGGCTGCACGATCAATCCGAGGCCAAGATCATCACGAGCTATGTCGGTCAGGGTGCGCCGCGCTTCTTCTTCGCGATGGCGCCCGAGCTGCCCGATCCGGCCTTCGCCAAGATCGTGGTCCTGACGCCTGACGCGGAAGCGCGCGAGGTTTTGAAGCACCGGCTCCGACAGGCCGTGTCACAGGGCCTTGCGGCCGAGGCCAATGTGCGCGTCACCCAGCTCGTGTTCGGACCCTATACGCCGTTCCCGGTGGAGTTCCGGGTCATGGGACCCGATCCCGCGCAATTGTATGCGATCTCGCAAAAGGCCCTCGAGATCATGCGCGGCGTTCCGGACGCGCGGCAGGCCAATCGGGATTGGGGCGATCGCACGCCCGTGCTTCGCTTCGTCCCGGATCAGGACCGGTTGAACCTGATCGGCCTGTCGCCGGCCGAGGTGGCCCGCCAGCTCCAGTTCCTCCTCACCGGCATCCCCGTGACGCAGGTTCGCGAGGACATCCGCAATGTCCCGATCGTGGCCCGCAGCGCCGGCCGCGAGCGGCTCGATCCGGCCCGTCTGGCGGATTTCTCGTTGATGAGCCGCGACGGCCGCGCGATTCCGCTCGACCAGGTCGGCCATTCGGAGATCCGGCTCGAAGAGCCGATCATGAAGCGGCGCGATCGCACGCCCGTCGTCACGATACGCTCCGATATCAATGAGGCGACCCAACCTCCGGAAGTCTCCAAGGATATCAACACCGCCCTGCAGCCGCTGATCGCATCCCTTCCGGCCGGCTATCGTATCGAGCTGGGTGGATCGATCGAAGAGGCAACCAAGGCCAACGATGCGTTGGCGACGATCTTCCCGGCCATGATTGCCGCGATGCTGATCGTCGTCATGCTGCAGGTGCGCTCGTTCTCGACGATGGCGATGGTCGTCCTGACCGGACCGCTCGGCCTCGTCGGCGTCGTGCCCGCATTGCTGCTCTTCAACCAGCCGTTCGGGTTCAACGCCATCCTGGGCCTGATTGGACTTGCGGGCATCCTGATGCGCAACACGCTGATCTTGACCGAGCAGATCAAGGAGAACCTTGCCGCCGGACTTGACGACTATCACGCCGTCATCGAAGCCACGGTGCAACGCACGCGGCCCGTGATCCTGACCGCGCTCGCCGCCGTGCTGGCCTTCATCCCGCTCACGCATTCGGTGTTCTGGGGGTCGATGGCCTACACCCTGATCGGCGGCACCGCGGTCGGAACGGTGCTGATCCTGCTGTTCCTTCCCGCGCTCTATGCCACCTGGTTCCGGATCAAGCCGACCGCAGATGATAGGCACGAGGCCTCGCACGAGAAGCCGGACGTGCGACCGGCATTGGCCGCAGAATAA
- a CDS encoding branched-chain amino acid ABC transporter permease, which produces MELFTNQVLAGIATGAIYACMALAVVMIYQAIDHLNFAQGEMAMFSTFISWQLMQWGVSYWAAFIITLAFSFVAGIAIERILFKPLAKAPVLTNVAGFIALFAIINSSAGLIWDFTIKQYPTPFGSSPFLGSQLISTHQAGMIGVTVLLLLGLYFFFQYTRIGLAMRAAASVPESARLVGINTSWMIALGWGMATAIGSIAGMLIAPVVFLEPNMMGGVLIYGFAAAVLGGLSSPFGAVVGGFLVGVFENLAGTYIPGVGNELKLPIALALIISVLVVKPAGLFGRHIVKRV; this is translated from the coding sequence ATGGAGCTGTTCACCAACCAGGTCCTGGCCGGCATCGCCACGGGCGCGATCTATGCCTGCATGGCGCTCGCCGTGGTCATGATCTACCAGGCCATCGACCATCTCAACTTCGCGCAAGGCGAGATGGCGATGTTCTCGACCTTCATCTCCTGGCAGCTGATGCAATGGGGCGTGTCCTATTGGGCCGCCTTCATCATCACGCTGGCATTCTCCTTTGTCGCCGGCATCGCGATCGAGCGCATCCTGTTCAAACCGCTCGCCAAGGCACCGGTGCTGACCAACGTCGCCGGCTTCATCGCGCTGTTTGCGATCATCAACTCCTCGGCCGGCCTGATCTGGGACTTCACCATCAAGCAGTATCCGACCCCGTTCGGCTCTTCGCCGTTCCTGGGCAGCCAGCTGATCTCGACCCACCAGGCCGGCATGATCGGCGTCACCGTGCTGCTGCTGCTCGGGCTCTACTTCTTCTTCCAGTACACGCGGATCGGTCTTGCCATGCGCGCGGCCGCCTCGGTGCCTGAATCGGCCCGCCTGGTCGGCATCAACACGAGCTGGATGATCGCGCTCGGCTGGGGCATGGCCACCGCGATCGGCTCGATCGCCGGCATGCTGATCGCTCCTGTCGTGTTCCTCGAGCCCAACATGATGGGCGGCGTGCTGATCTACGGTTTCGCCGCCGCGGTGCTCGGCGGACTGTCGAGCCCGTTTGGCGCGGTGGTCGGCGGCTTCCTGGTCGGCGTCTTCGAGAACCTCGCCGGCACCTACATCCCCGGCGTCGGCAACGAGCTGAAACTCCCGATCGCGCTCGCGCTGATCATCTCCGTCCTGGTCGTCAAACCCGCTGGCCTGTTCGGCCGGCACATCGTCAAGCGAGTTTGA
- a CDS encoding DUF3551 domain-containing protein, which produces MQEITLSKLFTLLSIVFAGLAGADYLSVVPAASTNAHGYCLQDHSSDMRTCSFHTLEQCVVVISGRGGSCARSPYPAREAAMAVN; this is translated from the coding sequence GTGCAGGAGATCACCTTGAGCAAGCTATTCACCCTTCTCTCGATTGTCTTTGCCGGCCTGGCTGGCGCAGACTACTTGAGCGTTGTGCCGGCAGCCTCGACAAACGCCCACGGATACTGTCTTCAGGACCATTCCTCAGACATGAGGACATGCAGCTTCCACACCCTCGAGCAGTGCGTCGTCGTAATTTCCGGTCGCGGTGGGAGCTGCGCTCGCAGCCCCTACCCGGCCCGGGAAGCCGCGATGGCCGTGAACTGA
- a CDS encoding branched-chain amino acid ABC transporter permease yields the protein MSAAEDVVTEAPAVEAVPKRAMTLGTGTSLLVLAALLIAPVFVKNFIIFQMTMLLIYGLAVLALNILTGGSGQFSLGQSAFYAVGAYTTAVLLEHFNVNYALTLPVAGVVCFGFGYLFGKPALRLSGVYLALATFALATAMPQLLKLNVIEHWTGGVQGLVVTKPDAPFGLPMSQDMWLYYFTLIVTLAIYIFAVNLLRSRSGRAFMAIRDNEIAASAMGVDVALYKTLAFGVSAGITGVAGGLSAIAVQFVAPDSYTFLLAISLFLGMVVGGVGWLPGSFVGAAFIIFVPNMAESISKGLSGAVFGVMLFLVIYLVPHGARQVALLVQRKPSGGR from the coding sequence ATGAGCGCTGCAGAAGACGTCGTCACGGAAGCCCCGGCCGTCGAGGCGGTTCCGAAGCGGGCCATGACGCTGGGCACGGGCACCTCGCTATTGGTGCTGGCGGCGCTGCTGATCGCACCCGTCTTCGTCAAGAACTTCATCATCTTCCAGATGACGATGCTCCTGATTTACGGGCTCGCCGTGCTCGCGCTCAACATCCTGACCGGTGGCTCCGGACAGTTCTCGCTCGGCCAGAGCGCGTTCTATGCCGTCGGCGCCTATACGACCGCAGTGCTCTTGGAGCACTTCAACGTCAACTATGCGCTGACGCTGCCAGTCGCCGGCGTGGTTTGCTTCGGATTTGGTTACCTGTTCGGCAAGCCGGCACTGCGGCTGTCGGGCGTCTATCTGGCGCTCGCGACCTTCGCGCTCGCAACTGCGATGCCGCAGCTGCTCAAGCTGAACGTTATCGAGCACTGGACCGGCGGCGTGCAGGGTCTCGTCGTCACCAAGCCTGACGCGCCGTTCGGCCTGCCGATGTCGCAGGACATGTGGCTGTACTACTTTACGCTCATCGTGACGCTCGCGATCTACATCTTCGCGGTGAACCTGCTGCGTTCCCGCTCCGGCCGCGCCTTCATGGCGATCCGCGACAACGAGATCGCAGCTTCCGCGATGGGTGTGGATGTCGCGCTCTACAAGACGCTGGCCTTCGGAGTGAGCGCCGGCATCACCGGAGTGGCGGGGGGCCTGAGCGCCATTGCGGTGCAGTTCGTGGCGCCCGACAGCTACACCTTCCTCCTCGCGATCTCGCTGTTCCTCGGCATGGTCGTCGGCGGCGTCGGCTGGCTGCCCGGCTCGTTCGTCGGTGCAGCCTTCATCATCTTCGTGCCGAACATGGCGGAGAGCATCTCCAAGGGCCTTTCCGGCGCGGTGTTCGGCGTGATGCTGTTCCTCGTCATCTACCTGGTGCCGCACGGCGCAAGGCAGGTCGCGCTTCTTGTTCAGAGAAAGCCTTCTGGGGGGAGATGA
- a CDS encoding efflux RND transporter periplasmic adaptor subunit has translation MKKGVAVLAGILVPAGVATFVALAIPSHEASAVSDPRQEPPMVRLVAASRVSGSERGFTGTIGARVESNLGFRVAGKIVERLVNVGEQVKSGQPLMRIDETDLRLAVAAKRNAVAAARAVVVQTDADERRYANLVNEGWTSKQRYEQAKAASDTAKAQLAAAEADAGVAENQATYSVLVADADGTVTQTLGEPGQVVAAGQAVVRLAQSGPREAVVALPETMRPAIGSLAEASLYGSDGRRFTAHLRQLSDSADPQTRTYEARYVLDGEAAAAPLGATVTIRLASQDQQPEVQVPLGAVLDDGRTTGVWVFDSATSTVRLQPVKLLRVTSETAVISGSKSGDQIVSLGAHLLHDGARVKTASETGSK, from the coding sequence GTGAAAAAGGGTGTTGCGGTGCTCGCCGGTATTCTGGTCCCAGCCGGGGTGGCGACCTTCGTTGCTCTTGCGATTCCCTCCCATGAAGCCTCGGCCGTCAGCGACCCCAGGCAGGAGCCCCCGATGGTCCGTCTGGTCGCGGCCTCGCGGGTCAGCGGATCCGAGCGCGGTTTCACCGGGACCATCGGCGCGCGGGTGGAAAGCAATCTCGGTTTCCGCGTCGCCGGCAAGATCGTCGAACGACTGGTGAACGTCGGTGAGCAGGTCAAGTCCGGCCAGCCGCTGATGCGGATCGACGAAACCGACCTGCGCCTCGCCGTCGCAGCGAAGCGCAACGCGGTTGCCGCGGCGCGGGCCGTTGTCGTTCAGACCGACGCCGACGAGCGGCGCTACGCCAATCTGGTGAACGAGGGATGGACGTCCAAGCAGCGCTACGAGCAGGCCAAGGCCGCATCGGACACCGCCAAGGCGCAGCTCGCCGCGGCGGAAGCCGACGCAGGGGTCGCCGAGAACCAGGCGACCTATTCCGTCCTGGTGGCGGACGCGGACGGAACGGTCACCCAAACGCTGGGTGAGCCCGGCCAGGTCGTCGCCGCGGGACAAGCGGTGGTGCGGCTGGCGCAGTCCGGTCCTCGCGAAGCCGTGGTGGCGCTCCCCGAAACGATGCGGCCGGCGATCGGTTCGCTCGCCGAGGCGAGCCTGTATGGCAGCGATGGGCGCCGCTTTACCGCGCATCTGCGCCAATTGTCGGATTCCGCCGATCCCCAGACCCGCACCTATGAAGCCCGCTACGTGCTCGATGGCGAGGCCGCGGCGGCACCGCTCGGCGCGACGGTCACCATTCGGCTTGCCAGCCAGGATCAGCAGCCGGAAGTCCAGGTGCCGCTCGGAGCCGTGCTCGATGACGGCAGGACGACCGGCGTGTGGGTGTTCGACAGCGCGACCTCGACCGTACGCTTGCAGCCTGTCAAGCTTCTGCGCGTGACCAGCGAGACGGCCGTCATCTCCGGATCGAAGTCCGGTGACCAGATCGTTTCGCTCGGCGCTCATCTTCTGCACGATGGCGCGCGCGTCAAGACCGCCTCGGAAACCGGGAGCAAGTGA
- a CDS encoding NADH:flavin oxidoreductase yields the protein MAIDVLFRPFTYKGLNLPNRVVMAPMTRSFSPNGIVTADVAQYYRRRAEGGVGLIISEGTGVDRPASLNDPNVPRFHGVQELAGWRRIVDEVHDAGGLMAPQLWHVGAVRTREKDWQPPGAYDSPSGLSRPEKNLGIPMSDEDIADAIRAFADAALAAKRSNFDAVELHGAHGYLIDQFFWEGTNRREDAYGGRNLPGRARFAADIVRAVRKSVGPEFPILLRISQWKQQDFAVKLASTPRELEAWLMPLREAGVDILHCSQRRFWEAEFEGSDLNFAGWAKKVTGLPTISVGSVGLTGEFIAAYGGESSRPASLDELVRRLDREEFDLVAVGRALLQDPQWLLKVRDGRAAELMAFDRSAFATLS from the coding sequence ATGGCGATCGACGTTCTTTTTCGGCCGTTCACATATAAAGGCCTGAACCTGCCAAATCGCGTCGTTATGGCGCCGATGACCCGCTCGTTCTCTCCAAATGGCATAGTTACCGCAGATGTAGCGCAGTACTACCGTCGCCGGGCCGAAGGCGGGGTCGGACTTATCATTTCGGAGGGCACAGGGGTTGATCGCCCGGCTTCCTTGAACGACCCGAACGTCCCTCGGTTTCACGGCGTACAGGAGCTCGCCGGCTGGCGTCGCATCGTGGACGAAGTCCACGATGCCGGCGGACTGATGGCGCCTCAGCTTTGGCACGTCGGCGCCGTCCGCACGCGCGAGAAAGACTGGCAGCCTCCAGGCGCCTACGACAGCCCTTCGGGGCTTTCGCGACCCGAGAAGAATCTGGGCATCCCGATGAGCGATGAGGATATCGCGGACGCCATTCGGGCTTTCGCGGATGCCGCTCTTGCCGCCAAGCGCTCGAATTTCGATGCCGTCGAGCTGCATGGAGCGCACGGCTATCTGATCGACCAATTTTTCTGGGAAGGGACCAATCGCAGAGAAGATGCGTATGGTGGCAGAAACCTACCCGGAAGAGCGCGTTTCGCCGCAGACATCGTGCGCGCGGTGCGTAAATCGGTCGGCCCTGAGTTCCCGATATTGCTTCGGATCAGCCAGTGGAAGCAGCAGGACTTCGCCGTAAAGCTCGCCAGCACGCCGCGCGAATTGGAGGCGTGGTTGATGCCTCTGCGTGAAGCCGGTGTTGACATTCTTCATTGCTCGCAGCGGCGCTTCTGGGAGGCGGAGTTCGAGGGCTCGGATCTGAATTTCGCGGGGTGGGCGAAAAAGGTGACTGGCTTGCCGACGATTTCGGTCGGCTCAGTGGGGCTGACCGGTGAGTTCATCGCCGCATACGGCGGAGAGAGTTCGCGACCGGCATCCTTGGACGAACTGGTCCGTCGTCTGGACCGAGAGGAATTCGATCTCGTGGCCGTTGGTCGGGCGCTGCTTCAGGATCCGCAATGGCTGTTGAAGGTGCGTGACGGACGAGCCGCTGAACTGATGGCTTTCGATCGCTCGGCATTTGCGACCTTGAGCTGA
- a CDS encoding ABC transporter ATP-binding protein produces the protein MTTLLNVKDLRAYYGQVQALHGLSFSLNEGSLVTLLGANGAGKTTTLRAICNMVRSTGGIEFDGKPLNSRSTESIVRYGIAHVPQGRGTFTTMTVEENLQLGAITRKDSAGIVSDIERMYAHFPVLKQRHTQQAGTLSGGEQQMLAVARALMLRPRLMLLDEPSFGLAPLVVRDLFGILGKINREDKVSILVVEQNAQLALELADQAYVIETGRIVMSGKAKDIANNEEIRKSYLGY, from the coding sequence ATGACGACGCTGCTCAACGTCAAGGACCTGCGCGCCTATTACGGTCAGGTCCAGGCGCTCCATGGCCTGTCCTTCTCGCTCAACGAGGGCTCGCTCGTGACGCTGCTCGGGGCCAACGGCGCCGGCAAGACCACCACGCTGCGCGCGATCTGCAACATGGTGCGCTCGACCGGCGGCATCGAGTTCGACGGCAAGCCGCTGAACAGCCGCTCCACCGAGAGCATCGTGCGGTACGGCATCGCCCACGTGCCGCAGGGCCGCGGCACCTTCACCACCATGACGGTGGAGGAGAACCTCCAGCTCGGGGCCATCACCCGCAAGGACAGCGCCGGCATCGTCTCCGACATCGAGCGCATGTACGCGCATTTCCCGGTGCTGAAGCAGCGCCACACCCAGCAGGCCGGGACGCTGTCCGGCGGCGAGCAGCAGATGCTCGCGGTCGCCCGCGCGCTGATGCTGCGGCCGCGGCTGATGCTGCTGGACGAGCCATCCTTCGGCCTTGCGCCGCTGGTGGTGCGCGACCTGTTCGGCATCCTCGGCAAGATCAACCGCGAGGACAAGGTGTCGATCCTGGTGGTCGAGCAGAACGCCCAGCTCGCGCTCGAACTGGCCGACCAGGCCTATGTGATCGAGACCGGCCGCATCGTGATGTCGGGCAAGGCCAAGGACATCGCGAACAACGAAGAAATCCGCAAATCCTATCTGGGTTACTGA
- a CDS encoding SDR family NAD(P)-dependent oxidoreductase has protein sequence MSKEAADSFAGKWALITGASSGLGLEFADLLAAQKVNLVLAARRQEPMDRLASDLRRKYGVDVLVEAINLAAPGAATRLKSSLDARSVTVDILLNNAGFGLHGDFLDTPIEHTANMIQLNITTLTELTYLFGHDMAKRRSGHILLIASLLAFQAVPSYAAYAATKAYVLALGEALHDELRPNGVVVTSLCPGHTATGFDAAAGATASAVLRLLTMKPRPVAASGIRALLQGKAMVVAGFSNKMAAFSNRLTPRSMQRATMKRIMDA, from the coding sequence ATGTCGAAAGAGGCAGCGGACAGCTTCGCCGGAAAATGGGCTCTGATCACGGGCGCGTCGAGTGGCCTCGGCCTTGAATTCGCAGATCTCCTGGCGGCGCAGAAAGTCAATCTCGTGCTGGCGGCGCGACGGCAAGAGCCGATGGATAGGCTTGCCTCCGATCTCCGCCGCAAATACGGGGTGGATGTGCTGGTCGAGGCGATCAATCTTGCCGCGCCGGGCGCGGCCACCCGCCTGAAAAGCAGTCTCGACGCGAGGTCAGTGACGGTCGACATCTTGTTGAACAATGCCGGCTTCGGCTTGCACGGCGATTTTCTGGACACGCCGATCGAGCATACCGCGAACATGATCCAGCTCAACATCACAACGCTCACAGAGCTGACCTATCTATTCGGCCATGACATGGCTAAGCGGCGATCCGGACATATCCTTCTCATCGCCAGCCTTCTGGCCTTCCAGGCCGTCCCCAGCTACGCGGCCTATGCGGCGACCAAGGCTTATGTCCTCGCGCTTGGCGAGGCCCTGCATGACGAACTCCGCCCAAACGGTGTGGTCGTTACCAGTCTCTGCCCGGGGCACACCGCGACGGGCTTCGATGCGGCAGCCGGCGCAACCGCATCGGCCGTGCTGCGCCTTCTCACCATGAAGCCGCGCCCGGTCGCCGCGAGCGGAATTCGGGCATTGCTGCAAGGAAAGGCTATGGTGGTCGCAGGCTTCTCGAACAAAATGGCCGCCTTTTCAAATCGTCTGACACCGCGATCAATGCAAAGGGCCACGATGAAAAGAATAATGGACGCTTGA
- a CDS encoding ABC transporter ATP-binding protein codes for MTQAQLAQGTSPLLAVRDVSVVFGGIIALNGVSFDMHKGQILGLIGPNGAGKTTLFNCLSRLYQPSSGDILMEGASILTRPPHRIAEIGIGRTFQNVALFPNLSVMDNVRVGAHSKTSSDIISDSLKLAWVRRSETSVNKKVHEILAYLDLEDVAHTVVSGLPFGTQKRVELARALAADPKILLLDEPAGGLNHEEVYVLGDLIRRIRDERHMTVLLVEHHMGLVMSIADHVVALNFGKKLAEGTPAQVQADPDVIKAYLGSKDQ; via the coding sequence ATGACGCAGGCACAGCTCGCGCAGGGGACATCGCCCCTGCTCGCGGTTCGCGACGTCAGCGTCGTGTTCGGCGGCATCATCGCGCTCAACGGCGTGTCCTTTGACATGCACAAGGGCCAGATCCTCGGCTTGATCGGCCCCAACGGCGCCGGCAAGACCACGCTGTTCAACTGCCTCTCGCGGCTTTATCAGCCGTCGTCCGGCGACATCCTGATGGAAGGCGCGAGCATCCTGACGCGGCCGCCGCACCGGATCGCCGAGATCGGCATCGGCCGCACCTTCCAGAACGTCGCGCTGTTTCCGAACCTGTCGGTGATGGACAACGTCCGCGTCGGCGCCCATTCGAAGACCTCCAGCGACATCATCAGCGACTCCCTGAAGCTTGCCTGGGTCCGGCGCAGCGAGACCAGCGTCAACAAGAAGGTGCACGAGATCCTCGCCTATCTCGATCTCGAGGACGTCGCCCACACCGTCGTGTCAGGCCTGCCCTTCGGCACGCAGAAGCGCGTCGAGCTGGCGCGCGCGCTGGCGGCCGATCCGAAGATCCTGCTGCTCGACGAGCCGGCCGGCGGCCTCAACCATGAGGAAGTCTATGTGCTCGGGGACCTCATTCGCCGCATCCGCGACGAGCGTCACATGACCGTGCTGCTGGTCGAGCACCACATGGGCCTCGTGATGTCGATCGCCGACCATGTCGTCGCGCTGAACTTCGGCAAGAAGCTCGCGGAAGGCACGCCCGCCCAGGTGCAGGCCGACCCCGACGTCATCAAGGCCTATCTCGGGAGCAAGGACCAATGA
- a CDS encoding TetR/AcrR family transcriptional regulator, whose protein sequence is MRVSRTQAAENRQTVINVASRLFRERGFDGIGLKDLMKGAGLTQGAFYKQFASKEDLAVEASRRALESASGRWTDAATQNPDDPLGAVIGFYLSGDHRGEKMDGCPIVALGSDAARQGPEVKAEFEAGIKAHLDVLGRFIAGADDEASRSKAMAILATMVGAVTLSRMINDPDLAQAVLDAAAEQVRDAAVA, encoded by the coding sequence ATGCGAGTGAGTCGCACCCAGGCGGCCGAGAACCGCCAAACCGTGATCAATGTGGCCAGTCGCCTCTTCAGGGAGCGCGGCTTCGACGGCATTGGGCTCAAGGACCTGATGAAGGGTGCCGGGCTAACCCAGGGCGCCTTCTACAAGCAGTTCGCGTCCAAAGAGGATCTGGCGGTCGAGGCATCCAGGCGCGCTCTGGAGAGCGCGTCCGGCCGATGGACGGATGCTGCCACTCAGAATCCCGATGATCCGCTTGGCGCGGTGATCGGGTTCTACCTCAGCGGCGACCATCGCGGAGAAAAGATGGACGGTTGCCCGATCGTGGCGCTTGGCTCGGATGCCGCGCGTCAGGGCCCCGAGGTGAAGGCGGAATTTGAAGCGGGCATCAAAGCCCATCTCGACGTGCTCGGCCGCTTCATCGCCGGAGCTGACGACGAGGCCTCCCGCAGCAAGGCCATGGCCATTCTCGCGACGATGGTTGGCGCGGTGACGCTCTCGCGCATGATCAACGACCCCGATCTGGCTCAGGCCGTTCTGGATGCCGCAGCCGAACAGGTTCGCGACGCCGCTGTCGCTTGA